The following are encoded together in the Pleurocapsa sp. FMAR1 genome:
- the dxs gene encoding 1-deoxy-D-xylulose-5-phosphate synthase, producing the protein MHLSEITHPNQLHGLSIRQLEKIARQIREKHLQTVAASGGHLGPGLGVVELTIALYQTLDLDRDKVTWDVGHQAYPHKLLTGRYNKFNTLRQKDGVAGYLKRSENKFDHFGAGHASTSISAALGMALARDAKGEDFKCVAIIGDGALTGGMALEAINHAGHLPNTNLMVVLNDNEMSISPNVGAISRYLNKVRLSDPVQFLSDNLEEQFKQLPFFGQSLTPEMERVKEGMKRLAVPKVGAVIEELGFKYFGPIDGHNLAELISTFKQAHKVPGPVLVHVATVKGKGYAIAEKDQVGYHAQNPFNLATGKGIPATKPKPPKYCKVFADTLTTLAENDPKIVGITAAMATGTGLDKLQSKLPKQYIDVGIAEQHAVTLSAGMACEGMKPVVAIYSTFLQRAYDQIIHDICIQKLPVFFCLDRAGIVGADGPTHQGMYDIAYLRCIPNIVVMAPKDEAELQQMVVTGINYNDGAIAMRYPRGNGIGVPLMEEGWEPIEIGKGEILRSGDDLLLVGYGTQVYPALQVAEILSEHGIEATVVNARFVKPLDTDLIVPLAKRIGKVVTLEEGCLMGGFGSAVLEALQEHNVLVPVERFGIPDILVDHASPDQSKASIGLSSPQMAESILKTFFDSKNKEPSAVS; encoded by the coding sequence ATGCATTTAAGTGAAATAACTCACCCAAATCAGTTGCACGGTTTATCAATCCGACAACTTGAGAAAATCGCCCGCCAAATAAGAGAAAAACATTTACAAACAGTTGCAGCTAGTGGAGGTCATTTAGGTCCAGGTCTAGGCGTAGTAGAGTTAACTATTGCCCTTTACCAAACTTTGGACTTAGACCGCGACAAAGTGACTTGGGATGTGGGACATCAAGCTTATCCCCATAAATTGCTTACGGGTAGATACAATAAATTTAATACTTTACGGCAAAAAGATGGTGTCGCTGGCTATTTAAAACGAAGTGAAAATAAATTCGATCATTTTGGTGCGGGTCACGCCTCGACAAGCATTTCCGCAGCCTTAGGCATGGCGTTGGCAAGAGATGCCAAAGGAGAAGATTTTAAATGTGTAGCAATTATCGGCGATGGTGCTTTGACTGGGGGGATGGCACTTGAAGCTATCAACCATGCAGGACATCTGCCTAACACTAATTTGATGGTGGTGTTAAACGATAACGAAATGTCTATTTCTCCTAACGTAGGGGCTATTTCCCGCTACCTGAACAAAGTTCGACTATCCGATCCCGTGCAGTTTCTTTCTGACAACTTAGAAGAACAATTTAAACAGCTACCCTTCTTCGGTCAATCTTTAACCCCAGAAATGGAAAGAGTCAAAGAAGGAATGAAACGGCTGGCTGTGCCAAAAGTTGGGGCAGTAATTGAAGAATTAGGCTTCAAGTATTTTGGCCCCATTGATGGACATAATTTAGCAGAACTAATTTCTACCTTTAAACAGGCTCATAAAGTACCTGGTCCTGTATTAGTTCATGTGGCAACTGTCAAAGGAAAAGGGTATGCGATCGCTGAAAAAGATCAGGTAGGCTATCATGCTCAAAATCCTTTTAATTTAGCCACAGGTAAAGGTATTCCCGCCACCAAACCTAAGCCTCCTAAATATTGCAAAGTATTTGCTGATACTCTAACTACCCTGGCAGAAAATGATCCGAAAATTGTGGGTATTACCGCAGCGATGGCAACAGGTACAGGTTTAGACAAACTCCAAAGCAAATTACCCAAGCAATATATTGATGTCGGCATTGCCGAACAACACGCTGTAACCCTATCAGCAGGAATGGCTTGTGAAGGAATGAAGCCTGTAGTTGCAATTTATTCAACGTTCTTGCAGCGAGCTTACGATCAGATCATTCATGATATCTGTATTCAAAAGCTACCTGTCTTCTTTTGTTTAGATCGAGCAGGAATTGTCGGGGCAGATGGTCCTACTCATCAGGGAATGTACGATATTGCTTATTTACGCTGTATTCCTAACATTGTTGTCATGGCACCAAAAGACGAAGCTGAACTACAGCAAATGGTGGTGACAGGCATTAATTATAACGATGGTGCGATCGCCATGCGCTATCCCCGTGGTAATGGTATTGGTGTACCGCTGATGGAAGAAGGCTGGGAACCTATTGAGATTGGCAAAGGGGAAATTCTTCGCAGTGGCGACGACTTACTTTTAGTTGGCTATGGCACTCAGGTATATCCTGCTTTACAGGTAGCTGAAATATTGAGCGAACACGGTATTGAAGCTACAGTAGTTAATGCTCGCTTTGTTAAGCCTCTAGACACAGATTTAATAGTTCCTTTAGCTAAACGTATCGGTAAAGTAGTTACCCTAGAAGAAGGCTGTCTTATGGGTGGATTTGGTTCGGCAGTACTAGAAGCTCTTCAAGAGCATAATGTTCTGGTACCAGTCGAACGCTTTGGCATACCAGACATTTTGGTCGATCATGCTTCCCCCGATCAATCAAAGGCTAGTATAGGCTTGAGCAGTCCTCAGATGGCAGAAAGTATCTTGAAAACCTTCTTCGATAGTAAAAATAAAGAACCCTCTGCGGTTAGCTAA
- the plsY gene encoding glycerol-3-phosphate 1-O-acyltransferase PlsY translates to MVVYFAISALLILTAYLLGSIPTGYIVGRYLKGIDIREHGSGSTGATNVLRTVGKSAAIAVLAIDLVKGLLALAIVNLFYYFSPSQTLPVDWHTWLITGAALSAIIGHSKSIWLNFSGGKSVATALGILLVMNPAVALGTLASFGITLSISRIVSLSSICGAIAVNILMVALNQPPAYSIFAILAGLYVILRHRTNIQRLVAGIEPKIGQAS, encoded by the coding sequence ATGGTGGTATATTTTGCTATTAGCGCATTACTGATTTTAACTGCTTACCTATTGGGATCAATTCCGACGGGATATATAGTCGGACGTTATCTGAAGGGAATTGATATTAGAGAACATGGTTCAGGTTCAACAGGAGCTACAAATGTTTTGCGAACCGTGGGTAAATCCGCGGCGATCGCAGTATTGGCAATAGACTTAGTCAAGGGTTTATTAGCATTAGCTATAGTTAACCTTTTTTATTACTTTTCCCCCAGCCAAACTTTACCCGTTGACTGGCACACTTGGTTAATTACAGGCGCAGCTTTAAGTGCCATTATCGGACATAGTAAGTCTATTTGGCTTAACTTTAGTGGCGGTAAATCAGTTGCTACTGCTTTGGGTATTTTGCTGGTGATGAACCCTGCTGTTGCTTTAGGAACTCTAGCAAGTTTTGGAATTACTTTAAGTATCTCCAGAATAGTTTCCCTCAGTTCAATTTGTGGCGCGATCGCAGTTAATATTTTAATGGTTGCCTTGAATCAACCTCCAGCCTATTCAATCTTTGCCATTTTAGCAGGATTGTACGTGATTCTACGTCACAGAACTAATATTCAGCGTTTAGTAGCTGGTATTGAGCCAAAGATTGGTCAAGCATCATAA